The Candidatus Palauibacter soopunensis region GGGCTCCTGTTCCGCGTCCCCTCGTTCTACCGGTAGGGCGCGACGGCCATGCAACTGCCCCCGCAGTCCATCGACCCGAACGTCCCGGCGCAGATCCCCGCCGATCAGCTTCAGGACTTCAAGAGCTTCCTCGACGTGGTGCTCGACACCGTCGTCGGCGGGGCCGCGCCCGACGTTCACACGCTCGGGCTCCAGCTCTGGGGCGGGCTCGCCGCCGTCATGGTCGCCTGGACCGGACTCAAGATCGCGTTCAGCGGCACGTTCCAGCCCTGGGAGATCATCAAGCTCGTAATCGGGATCGCGATCCCCCGCACCCTGCTCCACTACTATGTCGTCCCGATCCCCGGCGTCGGGCTGACGTTCCCCGCCATGATCGCCGGAGGCGGAATCTGGCTTCAGAACTTGTTTCTGTCCGACGTGGTGTCGGCAGGGTACACCGAGATGACCGCGCTCGTGCAGGCGTACTCCGCGCACCTGAGCGCCGCATGGTCCACGGGGAACCTGCTCTCGATCGTAACGGCCGGCGCGACCGTGATCTTCTCCTCGCTCATCACGCTCGTGATGGGCGCCTCGCTCGTGGTCTGCCTGCTGGCGCTGTTCTGCGTCACCTACGCGCAGGTGATCTGGGCGCAGGTCGCCATCGCCATCGCGATCCTGCTCGGTCCGGTGTTCATCGCGTTCCTGCTCTTCGAGCCGCTCGCGTTCCTGTTCTGGGGATGGTTCCGGACCATGATGGTCTACACGCTCTACGGCGTCGTGGCCGGTGCCGTGCTCAGGGTCTTCATGGGCGTCGGCATGGGCTACATCACGACCTACGCCGATGCCCTGATGGGCACCGGCACGGCGGACCCGTTCGAGCTCTGGCTCTGGGCCGTCGTCCTCATGCCGCT contains the following coding sequences:
- a CDS encoding type IV secretion system protein translates to MQLPPQSIDPNVPAQIPADQLQDFKSFLDVVLDTVVGGAAPDVHTLGLQLWGGLAAVMVAWTGLKIAFSGTFQPWEIIKLVIGIAIPRTLLHYYVVPIPGVGLTFPAMIAGGGIWLQNLFLSDVVSAGYTEMTALVQAYSAHLSAAWSTGNLLSIVTAGATVIFSSLITLVMGASLVVCLLALFCVTYAQVIWAQVAIAIAILLGPVFIAFLLFEPLAFLFWGWFRTMMVYTLYGVVAGAVLRVFMGVGMGYITTYADALMGTGTADPFELWLWAVVLMPLVVSGLMAGLKVGELASMLVSGSGSSGSGFMALVMRGAGGAAAPAKPPV